The Litoribrevibacter albus genome segment AGTACTGTTGTGGCGACGCACTTGAACCAATTACTGTTCAAACATGCGGATGAGTTGATTGGTCATGAAGAAGTTCAGCAGTTAATGGATCTCCTTGGTAAGAAGTCGCCTAAGTTGGCAGAGGAATTGGTGCCAAACACCTTGACCCTGAGTGCGCTATTAAAGGTATTGCAGAATCTGTTGGCAGAGCAGGTGCCGATTAGGGATATGAGAACCATTGCAGAAGCAATCATCGAGGCGGCTGCACGTAGTAAAGATCCGTCCCATCTCACTGAGTCTGTACGGTTAGCACTATCCCGAATGATTATTCAAAACATCATCGGAGGGGACGAAGAATTGCCGGTGATCACCTTGGAGCCAGGGCTGGAAAACATTTTGTTACAGTCGGTACAACAAGCGAAACAAGCCGGGGCGATGGGAGATGATAGCATTGTCCTTGAACCTTCCTTGGCTGAAAGGTTGCAATCTTCGGTGACGGAGGCGGCTCAGCGTCAAGAATTGGCAGGGAAATCCGCAGTACTGCTAGTGTCTCCAGCGATTCGTTCAGCGGTTGCCAAATTTGTGAAAAATGCATCTGAAACCCTGTCTGTACTTTCCTACAACGAAGTACCTGACAATAAGAAAATTACGATTGTTGCAGCAGTTGGAAGTTAGTGTCTCGATATGAAAAGAGTTAACTGGCATTAATTTCGCATTTGTACTTAAAACAAATAGTTAAGCGTCAAATAAATTGCTTAAACAGTTCAGCCAAGAGTTGGTGAGAGTGACAAGCCATGAAAGCTAAAAAATTTTTTGCTCCAACAATGCAACAAGCATTGAAGAAAGTAACCGAACAAATGGGGCCTGATGCCGTAGTTTTAGCGAACAGAAAAGTGAACGGTGGTGTAGAGGTTATTACTGCGCTTGATTATGACCCGAAGCACGACGGTAAAGTGGATTTTGACAACTTTGATCAGTATTCATCGTCTTCATCGGCAAGCACTCAGAGAAAACGTATTGTAAACCCTGAGCTGGAAGCAGAGCTTCGCAGAACGTCTCAGACGGTTTCTCGTGGCCGCTACAGTGATCTGTCGGATGATTTGATTGGGCTGAATGAGCGACTAGAAAACTCATCTCTTGAAGATTCCTTTGATCGTGGTGAATCACCGTTTAAAAAGAAAGCGTCAATTTTGCGTTCAAAGTTTACTAAGGCGACGCCAAAGCCAACGGATGAATTAAACTCAATGAAACAAGAGATTCTTGGGTTGAAACAGATGTTGAAACAGCAGCTGGATGATCGTGAAATGGCAGATTACGCCAGTTACCATCCTTTGCATGCTGCTGTCTTAAAACGATTAACGCAACTGGGTTTAAGTCAGGCATTGGCCCGTCATATTGTTGATCGAGTATCAGAGATGCATGATGAACAGGCAATTTGGCGCGAAGCCTTGACCTTGTTGGCAGACGATTTACCGGTGGCAAAAAGTGATTTGTTGGAACGAGGTGGTGTTTATGCGTTTTTTGGTCCATCAGGATCTGGTAAAACAACAACCATTGCCAAACTGGTTGCCAAATTTGCGTTGAAGCATGGCAGTGAAGGGATTGTATTAATCTCTACAGATGGCCAGCGAATTGGCGCACACGATCAGATGAGAACCTTGGGTCGAATCCTTAATGTGCCTGTTCGTATTGTGGACAAAAAACACTCACTGGAAGTGTTGCTAAATACCGTTCGAAACAAGAATCTGGTGATCATTGACACACCGGGAGTTGATCCGTCCACTTCGTCCATTCATCAGCAATTAAGGGTGATTAAACAGGGCGCGGCGAACTTTAAGGCGTTTTTAACCCTGCCTTGTACTGCAAATAAGAGTGTTTTGTCGAGAATACTTGATAATTATCAAGACTTTAGCTTGAATGGATGTATTCTCACGAAAATTGATGAAACCGGCTCTCTTGGAGAAATGCTAAGTATCCTGGTTGAGCGGGTGATGCCTGTCTCTTTTATAACCAATGGTCCTCGAATTCCTGATGACATTGAACATGCAAATGCAGGGAATCTGGTTAGCAAAGCGGTATATATGTATCAGCAATTAAATGGTGGTGTCTCCGTCTTTAATTCTGATTTGAGACACGCTGAAGAGGCTTTATCTGATCTCAGAATTGCCTAAAAGAATTACGCCTGATGTGTCTGATTAGGATGTGTCTGGTTAGAAAGTGAAAAGTGCCACGGGAGTAGGTATGAGTAGTAGTCCGGTACAAGTCATTGCAGTAACGGGTGGTAAAGGCGGTGTTGGTAAAAGTAACGTTGCCTTAAATCTTGGGATTGCCTTGTGCGAAAAAGGACGCAGAACCGTTCTGCTTGATGCGGATTTGGGGCTGGCCAACATTGATATCTTGTTGGGTATTTCTTCGAATAAAACACTGGAAAATGTGTTGGACGGCGAGTGTGATTTGCAAGATGTTATGGTGCAAGGTCCTTTAGGATTGAAAATTGTACCTGCTTCATCAGGTGCTAAGCACATGGTAAATCTTTCATCTCAGCAGCACGCAGGTCTAATTCATGCCTTCAGCGAATTGGCAAATCAGATGGATGTTCTGATCGTCGAT includes the following:
- the flhF gene encoding flagellar biosynthesis protein FlhF codes for the protein MKAKKFFAPTMQQALKKVTEQMGPDAVVLANRKVNGGVEVITALDYDPKHDGKVDFDNFDQYSSSSSASTQRKRIVNPELEAELRRTSQTVSRGRYSDLSDDLIGLNERLENSSLEDSFDRGESPFKKKASILRSKFTKATPKPTDELNSMKQEILGLKQMLKQQLDDREMADYASYHPLHAAVLKRLTQLGLSQALARHIVDRVSEMHDEQAIWREALTLLADDLPVAKSDLLERGGVYAFFGPSGSGKTTTIAKLVAKFALKHGSEGIVLISTDGQRIGAHDQMRTLGRILNVPVRIVDKKHSLEVLLNTVRNKNLVIIDTPGVDPSTSSIHQQLRVIKQGAANFKAFLTLPCTANKSVLSRILDNYQDFSLNGCILTKIDETGSLGEMLSILVERVMPVSFITNGPRIPDDIEHANAGNLVSKAVYMYQQLNGGVSVFNSDLRHAEEALSDLRIA